In bacterium, the following are encoded in one genomic region:
- a CDS encoding FdhF/YdeP family oxidoreductase yields the protein MRTSRRWPWILGGIALLAAGGTLLARRNRNTSRRYVGPSPIGLGYTKPNHYLEIAKVLGENADELGYAWRILNDGCCDGCSLGTVGLRDWTIEGIHLCTVRLKMLRLNTMPAVDHRVLEHPETLRRRSSRGLRTLGRLPYPMIWRRGEPGYRRVPWDEALDFCADRIRPTAQQDPDRMYFYLTSRGMPNETYFVFNKTARFLGTNNIDNAARVCHAPSTSGLGATIGYGATTCSYADWIGTGLLILVGSNIANNQPVAMKYVDEAKKRGTRVVVVNTYREEGLDRYWVPSSWDSALFGTRIMDEFFQVTNGGDAAFFTGALKHLIETDRVDHRFIASYTAGFDELRARARALSWEQLERGAGTTAAEMRRFADLYASVDTSITTWSMGVTQHEHGQQNVFAISNLALAMGRIGRPHTGLNPIRGHSGVQGGAEVGAVPTTYGQGRTVGDPPAMAAMKEVWGFDPPGKAGLPASAAIHAAHDGKIDLLYSAGGNFLETMPDPRYVREALERVPVRIFQDIVVNPMMLLEPGEVSVILPGATRYETPGGVTETTTERRIIFSPEIPGRRIGQAKPEWEIPMLIAERVFPERRSHIHFAGTAQIRDEIARVIPSYQGIQHLHQKGDQLQWGGPQLCAGYRFNTPDGRARFMIPHWPERSVPAERFYVSTRRGNQFNSMVWEDYDPLTGAGRGDVIMAPEDARRLGLGPGDPVLLKSDVGELRGKIRVAHIAPGNLQVHWPEANALIRIGHYDPSCGEPDYNAVCEVVPQNAASRHDEASAEGAGWS from the coding sequence ATGCGCACGAGCAGACGGTGGCCATGGATTCTCGGGGGGATCGCGCTCCTGGCCGCCGGGGGCACGCTCCTCGCCAGGCGGAACCGGAATACCTCGCGGCGCTACGTAGGCCCGTCTCCGATCGGACTGGGCTACACCAAGCCCAACCACTACCTGGAGATCGCCAAAGTCCTGGGCGAAAACGCCGATGAGCTCGGGTACGCCTGGCGCATCCTCAACGACGGGTGCTGCGACGGGTGCTCCCTGGGCACAGTCGGGCTCCGCGACTGGACGATCGAGGGCATTCACCTCTGCACGGTCCGTTTGAAGATGCTGCGCTTGAATACCATGCCGGCCGTCGATCATCGGGTGCTGGAACATCCGGAGACCCTGCGCCGGCGTTCCTCCCGGGGGCTCCGTACGCTGGGCCGGCTTCCCTATCCGATGATCTGGCGGAGGGGAGAACCGGGCTACCGGCGCGTGCCGTGGGACGAGGCGCTCGACTTCTGCGCGGACCGCATCCGCCCGACGGCCCAACAGGATCCCGACCGCATGTACTTCTACCTGACGTCGCGCGGCATGCCAAACGAGACGTATTTCGTCTTCAATAAGACCGCGCGGTTCCTCGGCACGAACAACATCGACAACGCCGCCCGCGTCTGCCACGCGCCCAGCACCTCGGGGCTCGGGGCGACGATCGGATACGGGGCGACGACGTGCTCGTACGCCGACTGGATCGGCACCGGGCTGCTCATCCTGGTTGGATCGAACATCGCCAACAATCAGCCGGTGGCCATGAAGTACGTCGACGAGGCAAAGAAACGGGGCACACGCGTCGTGGTCGTCAACACCTATCGCGAGGAAGGGTTGGACCGGTACTGGGTCCCTTCGTCGTGGGACAGCGCGCTGTTCGGCACGCGGATCATGGACGAGTTCTTTCAGGTGACCAACGGGGGCGACGCCGCGTTCTTCACCGGCGCGCTCAAGCACCTGATTGAGACGGACCGGGTCGATCACCGCTTCATTGCGTCGTACACGGCGGGGTTCGACGAGTTGCGGGCCCGTGCGCGGGCTCTTTCGTGGGAACAGCTGGAGCGAGGCGCAGGCACGACGGCGGCGGAAATGCGGCGGTTCGCCGACCTGTACGCGAGCGTCGACACATCGATCACCACTTGGTCCATGGGCGTCACCCAGCATGAGCACGGGCAGCAGAACGTCTTCGCCATCAGCAACCTGGCGTTGGCGATGGGGCGCATCGGCCGTCCGCATACCGGCCTCAATCCGATCCGCGGACATTCCGGGGTGCAGGGCGGTGCCGAGGTCGGCGCGGTCCCAACGACGTACGGCCAGGGCCGGACGGTCGGCGACCCGCCGGCCATGGCCGCAATGAAGGAGGTCTGGGGCTTCGACCCGCCGGGCAAGGCCGGCCTGCCCGCGTCGGCCGCCATCCACGCCGCCCACGACGGGAAGATCGACCTCCTCTACTCGGCGGGCGGTAATTTTCTGGAGACGATGCCAGACCCGCGATACGTCCGGGAGGCGCTGGAGCGCGTACCGGTCCGCATTTTCCAGGACATCGTCGTCAATCCGATGATGCTCCTCGAACCGGGCGAGGTCTCCGTGATCCTGCCGGGGGCCACGCGCTACGAGACGCCCGGGGGCGTGACCGAGACCACGACCGAGCGCCGCATCATCTTTAGCCCGGAGATTCCCGGGCGGCGGATCGGCCAGGCGAAACCCGAGTGGGAAATTCCCATGCTCATCGCCGAGCGCGTGTTCCCGGAGCGCCGGTCGCACATCCACTTCGCCGGCACGGCGCAGATTCGCGACGAGATCGCGCGTGTCATCCCCTCCTATCAGGGGATCCAGCATCTCCACCAGAAGGGCGATCAGCTGCAGTGGGGCGGCCCGCAGCTCTGCGCCGGCTACCGGTTCAACACGCCGGACGGGAGGGCGCGTTTCATGATCCCGCACTGGCCGGAGCGGAGCGTCCCTGCGGAGCGGTTCTATGTGAGTACCCGGCGGGGCAACCAGTTCAACAGCATGGTGTGGGAGGACTACGACCCGCTGACGGGCGCCGGCCGCGGCGACGTGATCATGGCGCCGGAGGACGCGCGGCGCCTGGGGTTGGGACCGGGGGATCCGGTACTTTTGAAGTCGGACGTGGGAGAGTTGCGCGGCAAGATCCGCGTCGCCCACATCGCTCCGGGCAATTTGCAGGTGCATTGGCCGGAAGCCAACGCCCTGATCCGGATCGGGCACTACGATCCGAGTTGTGGCGAACCCGATTACAACGCGGTCTGCGAGGTCGTCCCACAGAATGCGGCCTCACGACACGATGAAGCATCCGCAGAGGGAGCCGGGTGGTCATGA
- a CDS encoding GDP-mannose 4,6-dehydratase: protein MHALVTGGAGFIGSHLSDALIAEGHRVTCLDNLSTGCLENIRHLLGHPRFEFVQGSILDRETVDPLVAAADHVYHLGAAVGVKLIFEHPVQAIATNVTGAEVVLSAAVRHRRKVFVASTSEVYGKDTRDDGRRFRETDDITLGSSIRWCYATSKALDEYLARAYRIEQDLDVVIGRYFNTVGPRQTGAYGMVVPRFVQQVLAGRALTVYGDGRQVRSFTWVSDTVRATIGLMNHPNAAGEVFNIGSEESVAINDLAERVQRLAGRTVETLHVPYEQVYGQGFEDTRYRVPDISKLKTLLGYRPTKSLDEILVEIIRYFSRPEERD, encoded by the coding sequence ATGCACGCTCTGGTGACGGGAGGCGCCGGCTTCATCGGTTCTCACCTGTCTGACGCGCTCATTGCCGAAGGTCACCGCGTCACGTGCCTGGACAACCTTTCCACGGGATGCCTCGAGAACATCCGGCACCTGCTCGGCCACCCCCGCTTCGAGTTCGTGCAGGGCTCGATCCTGGACCGGGAAACCGTCGACCCCCTCGTCGCGGCGGCGGATCACGTTTATCACCTCGGCGCGGCGGTCGGCGTGAAGCTGATCTTCGAACACCCCGTGCAGGCGATCGCGACCAATGTGACCGGGGCGGAGGTGGTGCTGAGCGCCGCGGTGCGGCACCGGCGCAAAGTCTTCGTCGCGTCGACCTCTGAAGTGTACGGGAAGGACACCCGGGACGACGGCCGGCGGTTCCGCGAGACCGACGACATCACTTTGGGTTCATCCATCCGGTGGTGTTACGCGACGTCGAAGGCCCTCGACGAATACCTGGCCCGCGCGTACCGGATCGAGCAAGATCTGGACGTGGTCATCGGCCGCTACTTCAACACCGTCGGGCCGCGACAGACCGGCGCGTACGGAATGGTGGTGCCCCGATTTGTCCAGCAGGTCCTCGCCGGCCGCGCGCTCACCGTCTACGGCGACGGACGTCAGGTGCGCAGCTTCACCTGGGTGTCAGATACGGTCCGCGCCACGATCGGTTTGATGAACCATCCGAACGCGGCCGGCGAGGTGTTCAACATCGGGAGCGAGGAATCGGTGGCGATCAATGACCTGGCCGAACGCGTGCAGCGTCTCGCCGGACGGACCGTGGAGACGCTCCACGTCCCCTACGAACAGGTGTACGGTCAGGGGTTCGAGGATACCCGCTACCGGGTCCCGGACATCAGCAAACTGAAGACACTTTTAGGATATCGTCCCACGAAGAGCCTGGATGAGATCCTCGTCGAGATCATCCGGTATTTCAGCCGCCCCGAGGAGCGCGACTGA
- a CDS encoding GGDEF domain-containing protein has product MNDVLLIVADVMVATTVSVTGRDTAAAAAKLIGRHNLAALPVFEEGRVLGMVMPAQLLAAPPYRPVADVMTPGLTPVTPALPLVQAYALMTRQRVEVLPVVEENKIVGQISSTAILRQQGQQTDPLTGLPASTALRAWAMAALERGHEITILFIDLDNFGAVNKLLGHVAGDDVLCTVARLLGGLVDPGMDLLCRYGGDEFAVATTRHEADARTLMQRIQDVVVLPVNAGAAARHVTVSVGIAGGRRAEGRKRAHIAATVDDLVTLASRASTAAKDAKRAGDPARLRGAVGTAPDAPETETAGRPAATRPPEPRLRLVDVKVDTDETGGTAAVTLRLGVREGIGRAGGHVHGRALLFLVAGATLDAVRQIAGETHIYVLEELHEVPTAKEKVAVAVLSRPSNGPRGFVGSARAPDLPNAVVKAILAALNRRLGQTLGRHSPSDPK; this is encoded by the coding sequence GTGAACGACGTGCTGCTCATCGTCGCCGACGTGATGGTGGCGACCACCGTATCGGTGACCGGCCGCGACACCGCGGCGGCCGCCGCAAAGCTGATCGGCCGGCACAATCTGGCGGCGCTTCCGGTGTTTGAGGAAGGCCGCGTCCTGGGAATGGTGATGCCGGCGCAACTGCTCGCCGCGCCGCCCTACCGGCCGGTCGCGGACGTGATGACCCCTGGCCTCACCCCGGTCACCCCGGCGCTCCCGCTGGTCCAAGCGTACGCGCTGATGACACGCCAACGGGTCGAAGTCCTGCCGGTGGTTGAGGAGAACAAGATCGTCGGCCAGATCTCGTCGACGGCAATCCTCCGCCAGCAGGGGCAGCAAACCGATCCGTTGACCGGCCTTCCGGCTTCAACAGCCCTCCGGGCGTGGGCGATGGCCGCGCTGGAACGCGGGCATGAGATCACCATTCTGTTCATCGATCTGGACAATTTCGGCGCCGTCAACAAGTTGCTCGGGCACGTGGCAGGGGACGATGTACTGTGCACGGTGGCACGGCTGCTCGGCGGCCTTGTCGACCCCGGGATGGATCTGCTCTGCCGGTACGGCGGCGACGAGTTTGCCGTTGCGACGACCCGGCACGAGGCCGATGCGCGTACCCTGATGCAGCGGATTCAGGACGTGGTGGTACTCCCCGTAAATGCGGGCGCGGCGGCCCGCCACGTCACCGTCAGTGTCGGGATCGCGGGCGGGCGCCGGGCGGAGGGTCGGAAGCGGGCGCACATCGCGGCGACGGTCGACGATCTGGTGACGCTCGCAAGCCGGGCATCCACCGCCGCCAAGGACGCCAAACGGGCCGGCGATCCGGCACGCCTCCGGGGAGCAGTGGGCACGGCTCCGGACGCTCCGGAGACAGAAACCGCCGGCAGGCCCGCGGCGACCCGGCCCCCCGAACCGCGCCTGCGTCTCGTGGATGTGAAAGTGGATACCGATGAAACGGGAGGCACGGCCGCCGTTACGTTGAGGCTGGGCGTGCGTGAGGGCATCGGACGCGCCGGCGGGCACGTCCACGGACGGGCACTGCTCTTCCTTGTAGCCGGCGCGACCCTCGACGCGGTCCGGCAGATCGCGGGAGAAACGCACATTTACGTGTTGGAGGAGCTGCACGAGGTGCCCACCGCGAAGGAGAAGGTGGCCGTGGCGGTGCTGTCGAGACCGTCGAACGGGCCCCGCGGATTCGTCGGTAGCGCACGCGCACCCGATCTCCCGAATGCGGTGGTGAAGGCGATCCTCGCCGCACTAAATCGACGGCTGGGGCAGACGCTCGGCCGGCATTCTCCGAGCGACCCAAAATGA
- a CDS encoding MraY family glycosyltransferase, whose protein sequence is MLLLLAGAAAFSLIGLLDDLYDVGALKLGVEAAVVVAIVWLGGVNARLPWPYAGEILAVLWILGVANAINCLDCVDGVAAGTVMVGALFVIPLALFWNHIGVAIAAAALAGSALGFLRYNFSPARIFLGDAGSLAVGFLAAALPAALIPSRLHHAALVTWIAPVLLMGVPVGDFLLVHIRRYLHGATDLRRLVTSTGRDHLPHRLLDAGLTTRQVAVRLYAATALMGASAVSLVLIGPVAAAVLLMVPAAALLTTGAARWVTWALARSA, encoded by the coding sequence ATGCTTCTGCTGCTCGCCGGCGCCGCGGCGTTCAGCCTGATCGGCTTGCTGGACGATCTCTACGACGTCGGGGCCCTGAAGCTCGGGGTGGAAGCCGCGGTGGTCGTGGCAATCGTCTGGCTCGGAGGGGTCAATGCGCGCCTCCCGTGGCCCTACGCGGGCGAAATTCTGGCTGTGCTGTGGATCCTGGGCGTGGCCAACGCCATAAACTGCCTCGACTGCGTGGACGGCGTTGCGGCGGGGACCGTAATGGTGGGTGCGCTCTTTGTGATTCCGCTTGCGCTCTTTTGGAATCACATCGGCGTCGCCATCGCGGCGGCCGCGCTCGCCGGCTCGGCCCTGGGGTTTCTGCGGTACAATTTTTCGCCCGCGCGCATCTTCTTGGGCGACGCGGGGAGTCTGGCAGTGGGATTCCTTGCCGCGGCGCTGCCTGCGGCGTTGATCCCGTCGCGCCTGCATCACGCCGCCTTGGTCACGTGGATCGCTCCGGTTCTGCTCATGGGAGTTCCCGTGGGCGACTTCCTGCTCGTCCACATTCGCAGGTATCTTCACGGTGCAACCGATCTGCGGCGTCTCGTGACTTCCACGGGAAGAGATCACCTGCCACACCGCCTGCTCGACGCCGGCCTGACAACCCGTCAAGTGGCGGTCCGGCTCTACGCAGCGACGGCGCTGATGGGAGCGAGTGCGGTGAGCCTGGTGCTGATTGGTCCGGTGGCCGCGGCGGTTCTTCTGATGGTTCCCGCGGCGGCACTCCTCACAACCGGCGCGGCGCGGTGGGTCACATGGGCGTTGGCCAGGTCGGCGTGA
- a CDS encoding DegT/DnrJ/EryC1/StrS family aminotransferase produces the protein MIGPEDIDAVSDVLRSGHLAQGARVEEFEAAVAGFLTRRGGVATSSGTGALHLALLTLDIGPGDEVLLPSYTCVALLHAVRYVGATPRLVDIAAGEYGMCPHEARRRMTPRTRAIIVPHMFGMPADLDALGGLGLPLIEDCAQTLGATYRGRTVGSAGTITVCSFYATKVITTGEGGMLLADSEVVLRRARDLRDYDGRGALPTRFNYKMTDFQAALGLSQLKRLGEFIARRRALAARYAASFREYSLILPADAPERTHIFYRYVIGVDDAPRLAGALRDRGVECKTPVPRPLHRYLGEEGFSHTEAVTARALSIPLYPSLTDQDAERLLLEVTDALARREDRRRLVSSLSS, from the coding sequence ATGATCGGGCCGGAGGACATCGACGCCGTCAGCGATGTCCTGCGGTCGGGACATCTGGCACAGGGCGCAAGGGTGGAGGAGTTTGAGGCGGCGGTCGCCGGCTTCCTGACCCGGCGCGGCGGCGTGGCGACCAGTTCCGGAACCGGTGCGCTGCACCTCGCCCTGCTCACCCTCGACATCGGGCCGGGAGACGAAGTGCTCCTGCCGTCCTACACCTGCGTGGCTCTGTTGCATGCCGTCCGCTACGTTGGTGCGACGCCGCGGCTTGTGGACATCGCCGCGGGCGAATACGGGATGTGCCCCCATGAGGCGCGCCGCCGGATGACTCCGCGCACCCGCGCGATCATCGTCCCGCACATGTTCGGAATGCCGGCCGACCTCGACGCGCTGGGCGGGCTCGGACTTCCGTTGATCGAGGATTGCGCCCAGACACTCGGCGCAACGTATCGCGGCCGGACTGTGGGCAGCGCGGGGACGATCACGGTCTGTTCCTTCTACGCGACAAAGGTCATCACCACCGGCGAGGGGGGCATGCTGCTCGCCGACTCCGAGGTGGTCCTAAGACGGGCACGTGACCTGCGCGACTATGACGGGCGCGGCGCGCTCCCCACGCGATTCAATTACAAGATGACCGACTTCCAGGCCGCGCTCGGATTGAGTCAACTGAAGCGGTTGGGGGAGTTTATCGCGCGGCGCAGGGCACTGGCCGCCCGGTACGCTGCCTCGTTCCGCGAGTACTCCCTCATACTCCCCGCCGACGCGCCGGAGCGGACGCACATCTTCTATCGATACGTCATCGGGGTGGACGACGCCCCGCGGTTGGCCGGCGCTCTTCGTGACCGCGGCGTCGAGTGCAAGACCCCGGTGCCTCGCCCGCTGCACCGGTACCTCGGGGAAGAAGGGTTCAGCCATACGGAGGCGGTGACGGCGAGGGCTCTCTCAATCCCCCTCTACCCGTCATTGACGGACCAGGACGCGGAGCGGCTCCTATTGGAAGTCACGGATGCACTCGCGAGAAGGGAGGACCGACGACGGCTAGTCTCCTCTTTGTCTTCCTGA
- a CDS encoding PIG-L deacetylase family protein, with translation MTEFWAKQRALVVAPHPDDEAYGCAGTMAKIKAAGGEVYVIVVSVGDLQHYKSEASAVAAETREAELRASMELLKVDGYEVLFRDAKTHLRLDAIPRRDLIALFEREAQYAIDKLRPTALILPHPSYNQDHEAVFKAGFAACRPHLRNDKPFINLVLACDAAQLGWGDGFRPDLYVDISEYLPIKLDALACHKSQLRQLPDPGSIKNVEYLARFRGANIAVDAAEAFECHRVVL, from the coding sequence ATGACCGAATTTTGGGCCAAACAACGGGCTTTGGTCGTGGCCCCGCACCCGGATGACGAAGCGTACGGCTGCGCAGGCACGATGGCGAAAATCAAGGCGGCCGGCGGCGAAGTCTACGTCATCGTCGTGTCCGTCGGGGACCTGCAGCATTACAAGTCCGAAGCCTCGGCCGTCGCGGCCGAAACGCGGGAAGCCGAATTGCGTGCATCCATGGAACTCCTGAAGGTGGATGGATACGAAGTCCTGTTTCGGGATGCGAAGACGCACCTACGCCTTGATGCGATCCCACGCCGTGATCTCATCGCCCTCTTCGAGCGCGAGGCGCAATACGCCATCGACAAGTTGCGGCCGACCGCGCTCATCCTTCCCCATCCCTCATATAATCAGGACCACGAGGCGGTCTTCAAGGCAGGGTTCGCGGCGTGCCGCCCGCATCTCCGCAACGACAAGCCCTTCATCAACCTGGTGCTGGCATGTGACGCCGCCCAGTTGGGTTGGGGCGACGGGTTCCGTCCCGATCTCTACGTCGACATCTCCGAATACCTGCCTATCAAGCTGGATGCGCTGGCGTGTCACAAATCCCAGTTGCGGCAGCTTCCGGACCCCGGCAGTATCAAGAATGTTGAGTATCTCGCGCGCTTCCGGGGGGCGAATATTGCCGTGGATGCCGCCGAGGCCTTCGAGTGCCACCGCGTGGTTCTGTGA
- a CDS encoding PEP-CTERM sorting domain-containing protein, which produces MKMRRLLGVMLALGGVVFLWGIGASPAAADTTTIGLTDGSVTITTLTPTTATATFTASAGFAFIDTNVVDLNLNTGITLGTFSGNGGALTSEGAANVSAFGIINTTFDQFDGCGPGNFSTTDTINLSGGTTAASYVTPNTDGWLAAAHICNLTTGFTFFTAGNTTTTIISTVPEPSSLSMLGFGLVSLGGLGGWIRRRRPA; this is translated from the coding sequence ATGAAGATGCGTCGGTTATTGGGCGTTATGCTCGCTCTGGGCGGGGTTGTTTTTCTTTGGGGGATCGGTGCGTCGCCCGCGGCGGCGGATACGACAACGATTGGTCTCACTGATGGCTCGGTGACCATCACTACCCTTACGCCGACCACCGCGACGGCCACGTTCACCGCCAGCGCCGGATTTGCGTTTATCGACACGAACGTCGTTGATCTGAATCTAAACACCGGCATCACTCTCGGGACGTTTAGCGGCAACGGCGGCGCGCTCACCTCCGAAGGTGCCGCGAATGTGAGCGCTTTCGGGATTATCAATACGACGTTCGACCAATTTGATGGGTGTGGCCCCGGAAACTTCAGCACCACGGACACCATCAACTTGAGCGGCGGAACCACCGCAGCCTCGTATGTCACGCCAAACACCGATGGCTGGTTGGCTGCCGCGCACATTTGTAATCTTACTACCGGGTTCACATTCTTTACGGCCGGGAACACGACCACCACCATCATCTCGACAGTGCCTGAGCCGAGTTCGCTGTCCATGCTCGGCTTTGGTTTGGTGTCTCTCGGAGGACTCGGAGGCTGGATTCGCCGCCGGCGTCCGGCGTAG
- a CDS encoding S53 family peptidase, which translates to MKRAALGITAVLLVGTLMTAAQIGSAIGEPPSKILVRHPVHVRGNATTGPSGYSPAQIRHAYGIDQVSYSGAGQIIAIVDAYQYPTAASDLQTFIATFNLPSMYGLPNTASCTVTAGPHPCFQVIPEGSTGGGGSYTPPPSGGGGGGGGGGGGNCHAKKGCKISGQTVDATWALEQALDTQWAHAIAPGADILLVEANSSSLSDMLNSDSTAVPYGVTVVSMSWDTPEFSGESSLDSYFSSNPGVVFVAGSGDSGSGVVWPAASPYVVSVGGTSLPLDSYGNLTGPETAWSGSGGGISAYETEPQYQSNYSIPATGGHRGVPDVSFDADPYTGVPIYDSTGYNGQSGWFQVGGTSFSAPSWSAVIAVLNSARKAIGKSSLGGSNSSYSLAYAAAPPTWYSIDYRDITSGSNGSCGAICTAGPGYNFVTGLGTSLVKGLTQFFQAY; encoded by the coding sequence ATGAAACGCGCCGCTTTGGGCATCACAGCAGTTCTCTTGGTCGGAACGCTCATGACTGCGGCTCAAATCGGATCCGCGATCGGTGAGCCTCCTTCGAAGATTCTGGTCAGGCATCCGGTCCATGTTCGCGGCAATGCCACGACCGGCCCGAGCGGCTATTCACCGGCTCAAATCCGGCATGCGTACGGGATCGACCAGGTCTCGTACAGCGGTGCCGGCCAAATCATCGCAATCGTCGACGCCTACCAGTATCCCACGGCCGCGAGCGACCTCCAGACGTTTATCGCGACGTTCAACCTGCCTTCCATGTACGGTCTGCCGAATACGGCCTCTTGTACCGTGACCGCCGGGCCACACCCTTGCTTCCAGGTGATTCCGGAAGGTTCGACCGGCGGTGGGGGCAGTTACACTCCGCCTCCCAGTGGTGGCGGGGGAGGCGGGGGTGGTGGAGGCGGGGGTAACTGCCATGCGAAGAAGGGATGCAAGATCAGCGGCCAGACCGTCGATGCTACCTGGGCGCTCGAGCAAGCGTTGGACACGCAGTGGGCTCATGCCATCGCGCCCGGAGCGGATATCCTGCTTGTTGAAGCCAACAGCAGCTCGCTCTCCGACATGCTAAATTCCGACTCGACCGCCGTCCCCTACGGTGTCACGGTGGTCTCCATGAGCTGGGACACGCCGGAATTCTCCGGAGAATCAAGCCTCGATAGCTATTTTAGCAGCAATCCGGGGGTGGTGTTCGTCGCCGGGTCTGGCGATTCGGGCAGTGGGGTCGTGTGGCCCGCCGCCTCCCCCTACGTCGTGAGTGTTGGCGGGACGAGTCTCCCACTCGATAGTTACGGCAACCTCACGGGCCCCGAGACGGCCTGGAGCGGGTCGGGCGGAGGAATCAGCGCCTATGAAACGGAGCCTCAATATCAATCCAACTACTCCATCCCGGCAACGGGAGGTCATCGAGGCGTCCCCGACGTTTCCTTTGATGCCGATCCTTACACGGGAGTGCCGATCTATGATTCGACCGGCTACAATGGCCAATCCGGCTGGTTCCAAGTAGGCGGGACGAGCTTCAGCGCCCCCAGTTGGTCGGCCGTCATCGCGGTCCTGAACAGCGCGCGCAAGGCTATCGGGAAATCCTCTCTCGGTGGCAGCAACTCCAGTTACTCCCTCGCCTATGCGGCGGCACCTCCGACTTGGTACTCGATCGATTACCGCGACATCACGTCGGGAAGCAACGGGAGCTGCGGCGCCATCTGTACGGCGGGCCCGGGCTACAACTTCGTGACGGGACTTGGGACGTCGCTGGTCAAAGGGCTCACCCAATTCTTCCAGGCGTACTGA
- a CDS encoding PEP-CTERM sorting domain-containing protein has protein sequence MIAADDTTGVLLNGITLATAGGPVGTHCVVSGITCTSLTTLALPAGDLIPGGNVLLFDVHELDGDGTGIVYSGAVSVVPEPGSVLLFGTGLMGLVGMRFNRRRKSGERRAIPA, from the coding sequence TTGATTGCGGCGGACGACACGACCGGAGTGTTACTGAATGGCATAACACTCGCGACCGCCGGCGGCCCAGTGGGAACCCATTGCGTAGTGAGCGGCATTACGTGCACCTCGCTGACCACGCTCGCCCTTCCGGCCGGGGACCTGATACCGGGCGGGAACGTCTTGCTCTTCGACGTACACGAGCTTGACGGGGACGGGACGGGCATCGTGTACTCCGGTGCGGTGAGTGTCGTGCCGGAGCCGGGATCCGTGCTCCTATTCGGCACGGGCCTGATGGGGCTCGTAGGGATGAGGTTCAACCGCAGAAGGAAGAGCGGCGAGCGGCGGGCGATTCCCGCGTGA